From Candidatus Dormiibacterota bacterium, the proteins below share one genomic window:
- the infB gene encoding translation initiation factor IF-2 — translation MPPRSGAPSTPLRPVPRGEAPRRTGSPATAAATAQATRPQAVPPPLTRPAPPPPPPQVPEILQGITITEGVTIKELSEKMDRKAKDIITKLLGRGIMATINQPLDVNVAREVCREFGFDAKVITFEEEVSIEQTREAVPADMRPRDPVVTIMGHVDHGKTSLLDAIRESNIAGGEAGGITQHIGAYHIRRRSRGITFIDTPGHEAFTMMRARGARVTDIVILVVAADDGVMPQTTEAMHHARAAGVPMVVAINKIDKPGANLDRVKKQLADQGLLVEDWGGDVVSVQVSAKQKTGIDDLLEMILLSADMLDLKSDPSSLASGVVLESRLDRSRGPVATVLVQRGTIRIGDPFIAGAIHGKVRAMFDDLGHRVKEAGPSIPVEVLGLEGVPEAGNPFQVLEDEWKVRQIGAFRQQKLRQEAMAKSSRLTLDHLYQQIKEGMVKELPLVVKADVQGSVEALSKSLTDLPSDKVKIRIIHAGSGAITETDVHLASASNAIIVGYNVRPERSAQDLAEKEKVDIRLHSVIYDITNEIKNAMLGLLEPEAKEVYLGRAEVRQVFKVPKIGTVAGCHVGDGKITRSAEVRLLRDNVVAYTGKVASLRRFKDDASEVKAGYECGIGLANFNDVKIGDIIEAFKIEKIAVKNL, via the coding sequence ATGCCGCCGCGATCCGGAGCACCCTCCACGCCGCTCCGTCCCGTGCCGCGTGGCGAGGCGCCGCGCCGTACCGGTTCACCGGCCACGGCCGCGGCGACCGCCCAGGCGACGCGGCCGCAGGCCGTGCCGCCGCCGTTGACGCGCCCGGCTCCTCCCCCCCCGCCTCCCCAGGTGCCCGAGATCCTTCAGGGAATCACGATCACGGAGGGAGTGACGATCAAGGAGCTGTCCGAGAAGATGGATCGCAAGGCCAAGGACATCATCACGAAACTTCTCGGTCGGGGCATCATGGCCACGATCAACCAGCCCCTCGACGTCAACGTCGCGAGGGAGGTGTGCCGGGAGTTCGGATTCGACGCCAAGGTCATCACGTTCGAGGAAGAAGTGTCGATCGAGCAGACCCGGGAGGCCGTTCCCGCGGACATGCGCCCGCGCGATCCGGTCGTGACGATCATGGGACACGTCGACCACGGCAAGACCTCCCTCCTGGATGCGATCCGCGAGTCCAACATCGCCGGCGGGGAGGCCGGCGGCATCACGCAGCATATCGGCGCCTACCACATCCGCCGCCGTTCGCGCGGCATCACGTTCATCGACACACCCGGCCACGAGGCGTTCACCATGATGCGCGCGCGCGGCGCCAGGGTCACGGATATCGTGATCCTGGTCGTGGCGGCCGACGACGGCGTCATGCCGCAGACGACCGAGGCGATGCACCACGCCCGCGCAGCGGGGGTGCCGATGGTGGTCGCGATCAACAAGATCGACAAACCCGGTGCCAATCTCGATCGCGTGAAGAAGCAGCTCGCGGACCAGGGTCTCCTGGTCGAGGACTGGGGTGGTGACGTTGTGTCGGTGCAGGTCTCCGCCAAGCAGAAAACCGGTATCGACGATCTGCTGGAGATGATCCTCCTGTCCGCCGACATGCTGGACCTGAAGTCCGATCCTTCGTCCCTGGCGTCCGGCGTGGTCCTGGAGTCCCGGCTCGATCGCTCGCGCGGGCCGGTCGCCACGGTCCTCGTGCAGCGCGGCACGATCAGGATCGGCGATCCGTTCATCGCCGGCGCGATTCATGGAAAGGTGCGCGCCATGTTCGACGATCTCGGACACCGCGTGAAGGAGGCCGGTCCCTCCATCCCCGTCGAGGTCCTGGGCCTCGAAGGCGTCCCCGAGGCCGGGAACCCGTTCCAGGTGCTGGAGGATGAATGGAAGGTTCGGCAGATCGGGGCGTTCCGCCAGCAGAAGCTGCGCCAGGAGGCGATGGCCAAATCCTCGCGGCTCACCCTCGACCACCTGTACCAGCAGATCAAGGAGGGGATGGTCAAGGAGTTGCCGCTGGTGGTCAAGGCGGACGTCCAGGGATCGGTCGAGGCCCTCTCGAAGAGCCTCACGGACCTGCCCTCCGACAAGGTGAAGATCCGGATCATCCACGCGGGGTCGGGTGCGATCACCGAGACCGATGTCCATCTCGCCTCGGCCAGCAACGCCATCATCGTCGGGTACAACGTGCGTCCCGAGCGCAGCGCCCAGGACCTGGCCGAGAAGGAGAAGGTCGATATCCGGCTGCACTCGGTGATCTATGACATCACGAACGAGATCAAGAACGCCATGCTGGGGCTCCTGGAGCCCGAGGCGAAAGAGGTCTACCTGGGCAGGGCCGAGGTGCGTCAGGTCTTCAAGGTGCCGAAGATCGGCACGGTCGCCGGTTGTCATGTCGGAGACGGCAAGATCACGCGCAGCGCCGAGGTGCGCCTGCTGAGGGACAACGTGGTGGCGTACACCGGCAAGGTGGCCTCCCTGAGGCGCTTCAAGGACGACGCCAGCGAGGTGAAGGCGGGGTACGAGTGCGGCATCGGCCTGGCCAACTTCAATGACGTGAAGATCGGCGACATCATCGAAGCCTTCAAGATCGAGAAGATCGCCGTCAAGAACCTCTGA